A window of the Alkalidesulfovibrio alkalitolerans DSM 16529 genome harbors these coding sequences:
- a CDS encoding iron ABC transporter substrate-binding protein yields MRFHRLFPLLVFVSVLLVAPCASARTVVDAMGRTVTIPETVERVICSGSGSLRLLTYLGAQDLIVAVDSIEKRGAQVDARPYAIANPQFKDYPLFGEFRGFDNPELIVGLDPQPQVILKTYATSGHDPIQLQEKTGIPVVVVNYGNLTHGRADLNAALRIMAEVVGKAGRAEEVIAYFDAAEADLRRRAALVSEAARPSCYVGGLAMRGGHGFRSTEPAYAPFAFLGARNVAASLATGAELSHADVSKEQIIVWDPEIVFLDVATTRLSGQASGLEELRTDPAYAGLSAANKGRVYGVLPYNSYTQNFDSILANAYFIGKTLYPEAFADVEPVAKADEIYTFLVGKPVFDRLQSDFEGMVFAPIKVRP; encoded by the coding sequence ATGCGTTTTCACCGCCTCTTTCCGCTTCTCGTATTTGTCTCCGTTCTTCTGGTCGCGCCGTGCGCTTCGGCGCGTACCGTGGTGGACGCCATGGGCCGCACCGTGACCATCCCCGAAACCGTGGAGCGGGTCATCTGTTCGGGATCGGGCAGCCTGCGTCTGCTGACCTACCTCGGGGCGCAGGACTTGATCGTGGCCGTGGACAGCATCGAGAAGCGCGGCGCGCAGGTGGACGCGCGGCCTTACGCCATCGCCAATCCGCAGTTCAAGGACTATCCGCTTTTCGGGGAGTTCAGGGGATTTGACAATCCCGAACTGATCGTCGGCCTCGACCCCCAGCCCCAGGTCATCCTCAAGACCTACGCGACCTCGGGTCATGACCCCATCCAGTTGCAGGAAAAGACCGGTATTCCGGTTGTGGTCGTCAACTACGGCAACCTGACCCATGGCCGCGCCGACCTGAACGCCGCGCTCAGGATCATGGCCGAGGTGGTCGGCAAGGCCGGGCGCGCCGAAGAGGTCATCGCCTATTTCGACGCGGCCGAGGCCGATCTGCGGCGGCGCGCGGCCCTTGTGTCCGAGGCGGCGCGGCCGAGTTGCTACGTCGGCGGTCTGGCCATGCGCGGCGGCCACGGCTTTCGCTCCACCGAACCGGCGTACGCGCCGTTCGCGTTCCTTGGCGCGCGCAACGTGGCCGCCTCCCTGGCCACGGGAGCGGAATTGTCGCACGCGGACGTCTCCAAGGAGCAGATCATCGTCTGGGATCCGGAAATCGTCTTCCTCGACGTGGCCACAACGCGCTTGAGCGGCCAGGCGAGCGGGCTTGAGGAGTTGCGCACCGACCCGGCCTATGCCGGGCTTTCAGCCGCCAACAAGGGGCGGGTCTACGGCGTCTTGCCCTACAATTCCTACACGCAGAACTTCGACTCCATCCTGGCCAACGCCTACTTCATCGGCAAGACGCTCTACCCCGAAGCCTTCGCCGACGTAGAGCCCGTGGCCAAGGCCGACGAGATATACACGTTCCTCGTGGGCAAGCCGGTTTTCGACAGGCTGCAAAGCGACTTCGAGGGGATGGTTTTCGCGCCGATCAAAGTGCGGCCGTAG
- a CDS encoding FmdE family protein, with the protein MACTLNPETIAKVVAFHGHSCPGLTIGLRAAEMALRELGEPSGDWVCITETDMCGVDAIQALTGCTFGKGNLVHRDYGKMAFTFFDRAAGKGFRLLLRPEARGGTDKEMGRLMGRIQDGLATPEEKARAAELREGLQRRLMSLDLGEMFSLSVVDAPPVRPARILQSLVCEECGERAMESRTRRFAGKTLCLPCFTEVEQKV; encoded by the coding sequence ATGGCCTGCACCCTGAATCCTGAAACCATCGCCAAGGTCGTGGCCTTTCACGGCCATTCCTGCCCCGGCCTGACCATCGGGCTTCGCGCCGCCGAGATGGCCCTGCGCGAGCTCGGCGAGCCGAGCGGCGACTGGGTCTGCATCACGGAGACCGACATGTGCGGCGTGGACGCCATCCAGGCCCTGACCGGCTGCACCTTCGGCAAGGGCAATCTGGTGCACAGGGATTACGGCAAGATGGCCTTCACTTTCTTCGACCGCGCGGCGGGCAAGGGTTTTCGGCTTTTGCTCCGGCCAGAGGCGCGCGGCGGCACGGACAAGGAGATGGGGCGACTCATGGGCCGCATCCAGGACGGCCTGGCCACGCCCGAGGAGAAGGCGCGCGCGGCCGAGCTGCGCGAGGGGTTGCAGCGTCGCCTGATGTCCCTCGATCTGGGCGAGATGTTCAGCCTGAGCGTGGTGGACGCGCCCCCGGTCAGGCCCGCGCGCATCCTGCAAAGCCTGGTCTGCGAGGAGTGCGGCGAGCGGGCCATGGAGTCGCGCACGCGCCGCTTCGCGGGCAAGACGCTTTGCCTGCCGTGTTTCACCGAGGTCGAGCAAAAGGTCTGA
- a CDS encoding phosphoribosylanthranilate isomerase, with product MRSRAEARMLLAAGVDLLGFPLRLPVHTPDLSEDETARLIHACVPPTRACLITYETDPAAVADLARLLGARWVQLHADVAPGVVAELRNAAPELGLIAALVVHGEDHDALVARGLALAPFVDACITDTFDPESGARGATGKTHDWSVSAALAHALPVPLLLAGGLTPDNVAAAVRAVRPFGVDAHTGLENERGDKDEAKVRAFVRRAKEALGRVSGSQRA from the coding sequence GTGCGCTCCCGCGCAGAGGCGCGCATGCTGCTCGCGGCCGGGGTCGATCTGCTCGGCTTTCCCCTGCGCCTGCCCGTGCACACGCCGGACTTGAGCGAGGACGAGACCGCGCGCCTCATCCACGCCTGCGTGCCGCCCACGCGCGCCTGCCTCATCACCTACGAGACCGACCCCGCAGCCGTGGCCGATCTGGCGCGTCTTCTCGGCGCGCGCTGGGTGCAACTGCACGCCGACGTCGCGCCGGGCGTGGTGGCGGAGCTTCGAAACGCGGCCCCAGAGCTGGGACTCATCGCCGCCTTGGTGGTGCATGGTGAGGATCATGACGCGCTCGTCGCGCGCGGTCTCGCCCTGGCCCCGTTCGTGGACGCCTGCATCACCGACACCTTCGATCCCGAAAGCGGCGCGCGCGGGGCCACGGGCAAGACGCACGACTGGTCCGTGAGCGCGGCGCTGGCGCACGCCCTGCCCGTGCCGCTGCTGCTCGCGGGCGGGCTCACCCCAGACAACGTGGCGGCGGCCGTGCGCGCGGTCCGGCCCTTTGGCGTGGACGCCCACACCGGCCTCGAAAACGAGCGTGGCGACAAGGACGAGGCCAAGGTCAGGGCCTTCGTGCGCCGCGCCAAGGAAGCGCTCGGCCGCGTCTCCGGCAGCCAGCGGGCATAG
- a CDS encoding cysteine-rich small domain-containing protein, translating to MKNSHRFFNNAECEYFPCHACERPEEFNCLFCFCPLYFLEDCGGSPRLTPTGVKDCSGCALPHRPGGYDHVMARLRREFAARKASANHAP from the coding sequence ATGAAAAACAGCCACCGCTTCTTCAACAACGCCGAGTGCGAGTACTTCCCCTGCCACGCCTGCGAACGGCCCGAGGAGTTCAACTGCCTGTTTTGCTTTTGTCCGCTCTATTTTCTCGAAGACTGCGGCGGCTCGCCGCGCTTGACGCCCACGGGCGTGAAGGATTGCTCGGGCTGCGCCCTGCCGCACAGACCAGGCGGCTACGACCACGTCATGGCCCGCCTGCGCCGGGAGTTCGCCGCCCGCAAGGCCAGCGCAAACCACGCGCCCTGA
- a CDS encoding ABC transporter ATP-binding protein — MSLRVDGLSFAYNGQSVIEAIGFAVKPGELLAVLGPNGVGKTTLLRCICAMLKPKGGAVFVEGGDVMRMRREEIAKHLGYVAQRGETGRMTAYDAVLLGRMPHMGLRPSRRDLCLVDAALRQVGLSHLALRPIDSMSGGEFQRVCIARALVQEPRVLLLDEPTSSLDLRNQIGILDTLRGIIRGHGVAAVMTMHDLNTALRYADAFLFVREGRVHALCGRDDVCARVVEDVYGVPVDIIHHQGLPVVLPRNRTPTEEPWPAP; from the coding sequence ATGAGCCTTAGGGTGGACGGGCTGTCCTTCGCCTACAACGGGCAAAGCGTGATCGAGGCCATCGGTTTCGCCGTCAAGCCGGGCGAGCTTTTGGCCGTGCTCGGGCCAAACGGCGTGGGCAAGACCACGCTGTTGCGCTGCATCTGCGCCATGCTCAAGCCCAAGGGCGGGGCCGTGTTCGTGGAAGGCGGCGACGTGATGCGCATGCGCCGGGAGGAGATCGCCAAGCATCTTGGCTACGTGGCGCAGCGCGGCGAAACGGGCCGCATGACCGCCTACGACGCCGTGCTGCTCGGCCGCATGCCGCACATGGGCCTTCGGCCCTCGCGGCGCGATCTGTGCCTGGTGGACGCGGCCCTGCGCCAAGTGGGCCTCTCCCACCTTGCGCTGCGCCCCATCGACAGCATGAGCGGCGGGGAGTTCCAGCGCGTGTGCATCGCCCGCGCCTTGGTGCAGGAGCCGCGCGTGCTCCTGCTCGACGAACCGACAAGCTCCCTTGATCTGCGCAATCAGATCGGTATTCTCGACACCTTGCGCGGCATCATCAGGGGCCACGGCGTGGCCGCCGTGATGACCATGCACGATCTGAACACGGCGCTACGCTATGCGGACGCCTTCCTCTTCGTCCGCGAGGGGCGCGTCCACGCCCTGTGCGGCCGCGACGACGTCTGCGCGCGGGTCGTCGAGGACGTTTACGGCGTACCCGTCGATATCATCCATCACCAGGGGCTGCCAGTCGTCCTGCCCCGGAATCGAACCCCCACGGAGGAACCATGGCCTGCACCCTGA
- a CDS encoding heavy metal translocating P-type ATPase, whose protein sequence is MSEKSVSLGLATAVFPAHTPYPMEGQAEKKTIRLEAPVKGMHCAACQARIERVLAKTPGVREVAVNLAAETMAVEYDPDALSPQAIAKAVADLGFSLEQPPDENELLLDIGGMHCAACQARIERVLAKTPGVREVQVNLANNTGRVVHDPALVSPRAVKEAIAGLGFTAHTRTSGRDAQEAKRREALARLLAMRREVGLAFVFVVPLFIISMGHMFGLPLPAALDPMTAPLAFASAQCLLTLPIVWIGRRFYFQGFPALLRRAPNMDSLVAVGTGAALVYSLWQLVEIALGIDAVARAHDLYFETTGVLLALISLGKYLEARAKLKTSSAIEKLMEMTPDTAVLVTDEGEREVSIEDVEPGDRLLVRPGTRLPVDGVVVSGRSSVDESMLTGESMPVAKEPGAAVTGGTMNQSGALTIEAARVGADTTLARIVEMVRRAQGSKAPIAGLADRVSYYFVPIVMALALASGLAWLAAGAEFTFALRIFIAVLVIACPCAMGLAVPTSLMVGMGRGAQAGVLIKSGEALQAAEGVRAVVFDKTGTLTRGRPEVSRLSPARGISDDELLALAASAEVGSEHPLAAAVVRAARDKGLALAQAEDFLSLPGRGVTARVNGREVAVGNDEFVRERISGDQDAGFDEAAADEIAATGGTPVHVAVDGQAAGIIGVSDVLKDEAPAVVRELSRMGLSVVMLTGDATATAQAVARQAGISRVTARVLPERKAQEVQTLQAEGLSVAMIGDGVNDAPALAQADVGLAMGTGLDVAVEAGDIVLMRGELHGVVTALALSRAVMRNIRQNLFWAFGYNVLGIPVAMGVLHVFGGPTLNPMIAGTAMALSSVSVVSNALRLRLFKPPAMEAASAPTAPEAA, encoded by the coding sequence ATGAGTGAAAAAAGCGTGTCACTCGGCCTTGCCACGGCCGTGTTCCCGGCGCATACTCCATACCCCATGGAAGGCCAAGCGGAAAAGAAGACCATTCGGCTGGAAGCCCCGGTCAAGGGGATGCACTGCGCGGCCTGCCAGGCGCGCATCGAACGCGTCCTCGCCAAGACGCCGGGCGTGCGCGAGGTGGCGGTGAACCTGGCCGCCGAAACCATGGCCGTGGAATACGACCCGGACGCGCTGTCGCCCCAGGCCATCGCCAAGGCCGTGGCCGACCTCGGCTTCAGCCTCGAACAGCCCCCTGACGAGAACGAACTGCTGCTCGACATCGGCGGCATGCACTGCGCGGCCTGCCAGGCGCGCATCGAGCGCGTGCTCGCCAAGACGCCGGGCGTGCGCGAGGTCCAGGTCAACCTCGCGAACAATACCGGCCGCGTGGTCCACGACCCGGCCCTGGTTTCGCCCCGGGCCGTCAAGGAGGCCATCGCGGGACTGGGCTTCACCGCCCACACCCGCACCTCGGGCCGCGACGCCCAGGAGGCCAAGCGGCGCGAGGCCCTGGCGCGGCTTCTCGCCATGCGCCGCGAGGTGGGACTGGCCTTCGTCTTCGTCGTCCCGCTGTTCATTATCAGCATGGGCCACATGTTCGGCCTGCCGCTGCCCGCCGCGCTCGACCCCATGACCGCGCCGCTGGCCTTCGCCTCGGCCCAGTGCCTGCTCACCCTGCCCATCGTCTGGATCGGGCGGCGCTTCTATTTCCAGGGGTTTCCCGCGCTTTTGCGGCGCGCGCCGAACATGGACTCGCTCGTGGCCGTGGGCACTGGCGCGGCCCTGGTCTACAGCCTGTGGCAACTCGTGGAGATCGCGCTTGGCATCGACGCCGTGGCCCGGGCGCACGACCTCTACTTCGAGACCACTGGCGTGCTCCTGGCCTTGATTTCTCTCGGCAAATACCTGGAGGCCAGGGCCAAGCTCAAAACGTCGAGCGCCATCGAAAAGCTCATGGAGATGACCCCGGACACGGCCGTGCTGGTCACGGACGAGGGTGAGCGCGAGGTCTCCATCGAGGACGTGGAGCCCGGCGACCGGCTGCTCGTAAGGCCCGGCACGCGCCTGCCCGTGGACGGCGTGGTCGTCTCGGGCCGCTCCAGCGTGGACGAATCCATGCTCACGGGCGAGTCCATGCCCGTCGCCAAGGAGCCGGGAGCGGCCGTGACCGGCGGAACCATGAACCAAAGCGGCGCGCTGACCATCGAGGCCGCGCGCGTGGGCGCGGACACCACCCTCGCGCGCATCGTGGAAATGGTGCGCCGCGCGCAGGGCTCCAAGGCCCCCATCGCCGGACTTGCCGACCGGGTCAGCTACTATTTCGTGCCTATCGTCATGGCCCTCGCGCTGGCCTCGGGTCTGGCCTGGCTGGCCGCGGGCGCGGAGTTCACCTTCGCCCTGCGCATCTTCATCGCCGTCCTGGTCATCGCCTGCCCCTGCGCCATGGGGCTGGCCGTGCCCACCTCGCTCATGGTCGGCATGGGCCGGGGCGCGCAGGCCGGGGTGCTCATCAAGAGCGGCGAGGCATTGCAGGCGGCCGAGGGCGTGCGCGCCGTGGTCTTCGACAAGACCGGAACCCTGACGCGCGGCAGGCCAGAGGTCTCCCGCCTTTCGCCCGCGCGCGGCATATCCGATGACGAGCTTTTGGCCCTTGCGGCCTCGGCCGAGGTCGGCAGCGAGCACCCCCTGGCGGCGGCCGTGGTGCGAGCCGCGCGCGACAAAGGGCTTGCCCTGGCGCAGGCAGAAGACTTCCTCTCCTTGCCCGGACGCGGCGTCACGGCGCGCGTGAACGGCCGCGAGGTGGCCGTGGGCAACGACGAGTTCGTCCGAGAGCGCATTTCCGGGGATCAGGACGCGGGCTTCGACGAGGCGGCCGCAGATGAGATCGCCGCGACGGGCGGCACTCCGGTCCACGTGGCCGTGGACGGCCAAGCGGCCGGGATCATCGGCGTCAGCGACGTGCTCAAGGACGAGGCTCCGGCAGTGGTGCGCGAACTTTCGCGCATGGGGCTCTCCGTGGTCATGCTCACGGGCGATGCCACGGCCACGGCCCAAGCCGTGGCGCGGCAGGCGGGCATCTCGCGCGTGACGGCCAGGGTGCTGCCCGAACGAAAAGCCCAGGAAGTGCAAACCCTTCAGGCCGAGGGATTGAGCGTGGCCATGATCGGCGACGGCGTGAACGACGCCCCGGCCCTGGCCCAGGCCGACGTGGGCCTCGCCATGGGCACGGGCCTGGACGTGGCCGTGGAGGCGGGCGACATTGTGCTCATGCGCGGCGAACTGCACGGCGTGGTCACGGCCCTGGCCCTGTCGCGAGCGGTCATGCGCAACATCCGCCAGAATCTGTTCTGGGCCTTCGGCTACAACGTGCTGGGCATCCCCGTGGCCATGGGCGTGCTCCACGTCTTCGGCGGCCCGACCCTGAACCCGATGATCGCGGGCACGGCCATGGCCCTGTCCTCGGTCTCGGTGGTCAGCAACGCGCTCAGGCTCAGACTCTTCAAGCCGCCCGCAATGGAAGCGGCAAGCGCCCCCACGGCCCCGGAGGCGGCATGA
- the yjgA gene encoding ribosome biogenesis factor YjgA, producing MRYDDDDFDPTIKSRSQVKREMHALQKLGERLVSLSPARLKKLGLSDDLYEAVLLAARITDNEGRRRQIQYLGRLMRETDTAAVEALFTEVDEAKALDAARFKRLERWRDGLIAGDAAILDEILAEFPDLDVQRARQLARTAAGEAKKGKPPRSSRELFRILRKHLEQSTCPAALDESGQCDDAASDDTETAS from the coding sequence ATGCGATACGATGACGACGATTTCGACCCGACGATCAAGTCCCGCTCCCAGGTCAAGCGCGAGATGCACGCCCTGCAAAAGCTCGGCGAGCGGCTGGTGAGCCTGTCGCCCGCGCGGCTCAAAAAGCTCGGCCTGTCCGATGATCTTTACGAGGCCGTGCTGCTCGCGGCGCGCATCACGGACAACGAAGGCCGCCGCCGCCAGATCCAGTACCTGGGCCGCCTGATGCGCGAGACGGACACGGCCGCCGTGGAAGCCCTGTTCACCGAGGTCGACGAGGCCAAGGCCCTGGACGCGGCGCGTTTCAAGCGCCTGGAGCGCTGGCGCGACGGTCTCATCGCGGGCGATGCGGCCATCCTCGACGAAATCCTGGCCGAGTTCCCGGACCTCGACGTGCAGCGCGCGCGTCAGCTCGCCAGAACTGCCGCGGGCGAGGCCAAAAAGGGCAAGCCGCCGCGCTCCTCGCGCGAGTTGTTCCGCATCCTGCGCAAACACCTGGAGCAATCGACCTGTCCGGCCGCTTTGGACGAGTCGGGCCAGTGCGACGACGCAGCCTCAGACGACACCGAAACCGCTTCCTGA
- a CDS encoding FecCD family ABC transporter permease, producing the protein MSHFEHGEIPREYSAYIGRKTFFLTACLVTTLALLVAGVSLGAVSIPMAEVVRILLGVGEPSRFEAIIWHIRLPHALAAVAAGAGLAAAGTAMQSILRNPLGSPFTLGISQAGAFGAAFAVMVLGSGVMQSTSVGAVTISDPMLTTACAFVFCLAASLVIIAVARMRGATPEVMVLCGVALGALFTAGSMFLQYFADDVQLAAMVFWTFGDVGRAGWREVGILFAVVVPSIIYFSLNRWRYNAIDAGDETARGLGVRVSRVRLAGMLVASLLTATIVSFLGVIGFVGLVCPHIVRRIIGDDHRFLLPASCLVGAALLLASDMAARLVLAPHVLPVSILTAMLGAPAFLSMLITGVRR; encoded by the coding sequence GTGAGCCATTTCGAGCACGGGGAGATTCCCCGCGAGTACAGCGCCTACATCGGCCGCAAGACGTTCTTCCTGACCGCGTGCCTGGTCACGACCCTCGCGCTGCTCGTGGCCGGGGTGTCGCTTGGCGCGGTCAGCATCCCCATGGCCGAGGTCGTGCGCATCCTGCTGGGCGTCGGCGAGCCGTCGCGCTTCGAGGCCATCATCTGGCACATCCGCCTGCCCCACGCCCTGGCCGCCGTGGCCGCCGGGGCAGGGCTCGCGGCGGCGGGCACGGCCATGCAGTCCATCTTGCGCAACCCCTTGGGCTCCCCCTTCACCCTGGGCATTTCGCAGGCCGGGGCCTTCGGCGCGGCCTTCGCGGTCATGGTCCTTGGCTCTGGCGTCATGCAGAGCACGAGCGTGGGCGCGGTGACCATCAGCGACCCCATGCTGACCACGGCCTGCGCCTTCGTCTTCTGCCTGGCGGCCTCCCTGGTCATCATCGCCGTGGCCCGGATGCGCGGGGCCACGCCCGAGGTCATGGTCCTGTGCGGCGTGGCCCTGGGCGCGCTGTTCACGGCCGGCTCCATGTTCCTGCAGTATTTCGCGGACGACGTGCAGCTCGCGGCCATGGTCTTTTGGACCTTCGGCGACGTTGGTCGCGCGGGCTGGCGCGAAGTCGGCATCCTGTTCGCCGTGGTCGTGCCCTCCATCATCTACTTCTCGCTCAACCGCTGGCGCTACAACGCCATCGACGCGGGCGACGAGACGGCCCGGGGGCTTGGCGTGCGTGTTTCCCGCGTGCGCCTCGCGGGCATGCTGGTGGCTTCGCTGCTCACGGCCACCATCGTCTCCTTCCTTGGAGTGATCGGCTTCGTGGGGCTCGTGTGTCCCCACATCGTGCGCCGCATCATCGGCGACGACCACCGCTTTCTCCTGCCCGCAAGCTGCCTTGTGGGCGCGGCGCTGCTTTTGGCTTCGGACATGGCCGCGCGCCTCGTCCTGGCCCCGCACGTGCTGCCCGTCTCCATCCTCACAGCCATGCTCGGCGCGCCAGCGTTCCTCTCCATGCTCATCACGGGGGTGCGGCGATGA
- the kaiB gene encoding circadian clock protein KaiB — MSKYVLKLYVTGHTSASVRAAANLRRICEEELGGQYELFIIDILERPQLAQDEKILATPMLIKELPLPLRRVIGDLSNKEQVLLGLDYYPAV, encoded by the coding sequence ATGAGCAAATACGTCCTCAAGCTGTACGTCACCGGGCACACCTCGGCCTCGGTGCGGGCCGCAGCCAACCTGCGCCGCATTTGCGAAGAGGAACTTGGCGGTCAGTACGAATTGTTCATCATCGACATCCTGGAACGCCCGCAACTCGCCCAGGATGAAAAGATCCTGGCCACGCCCATGCTTATCAAGGAATTGCCCCTGCCGCTTCGCCGCGTCATCGGCGATCTCTCGAACAAGGAGCAGGTCCTTTTGGGCCTGGATTACTACCCTGCCGTCTGA